From the Tripterygium wilfordii isolate XIE 37 chromosome 6, ASM1340144v1, whole genome shotgun sequence genome, one window contains:
- the LOC119999306 gene encoding phosphoglucan phosphatase LSF1, chloroplastic-like isoform X2, which produces MSSLQFSGCRAMDLAMPFLSAFSSPFCGRDLDKAIRISVKSKARFSRGSVRVYATSNVSSSLKMNLNEYLVTLEKPLGIRFALSVDGKIFVHALKKGGNAEKSRIIMVGDTLKKASESSGGGLLEIKDFGDAQKMMTEKTGSFSLVLERPFSPFPLNHFLLISDIDLLFNRGRVPIVTWNKAALASNLRTSSESCGNSGFVTFSSKNLTCEGWKLLNDQQGPTELQTQKNILAPHMSQLICIFSEEDSGDGEWAHGSFPLDEYIKALDRSKGELYYDQSLGMRCSKITEQIYVGSCIQMEADVANLSVGGITAVLNFQSGVEAENWGINPASINEACQSFGILMINYPIRPAIAWATWDLIAMVENGKHDGPATHAVTFVWNGQEGEDVFLVGDFTGNWKDPVKATHKGGSRYEVEMRLAQGKYYYKYIINGQWRHSISSPTERDEGGNVNNILIVGDVANVRPFVQQQKKDVNVVKVIERPLTESERFMLAKAARCTAFSVCPIKLAPK; this is translated from the exons ATGTCGTCTCTTCAATTCTCTGGTTGCAGAGCCATGGATCTAGCCATGCCTTTTCTTAGCGCCTTCTCTTCTCCGTTCTGTGGAAGAGATCTCGATAAAGCTATTAGGATCAGTGTGAAATCGAAGGCTCGTTTTTCTAGAGGAAGTGTTAGGGTTTATGCAACTTCAAATGTTTCATCGTCCTTGAAAATGAATCTGAATGAGTACTTGGTCACTCTGGAGAAACCTCTTGGCATTCGCTTTGCGTTATCTGTCGATGGCAAAATCTTCGTTCACGCCCTCAAGAAAGGA GGCAATGCAGAGAAGTCGAGGATAATCATGGTAGGAGATACGTTGAAAAAGGCGAGTGAATCCTCTGGTGGCGGCCTATTGGAGATTAAGGACTTTGGCGATGCACA GAAGATGATGACAGAGAAGACAGGATCCTTTAGCCTAGTCCTTGAGAGACCCTTCTCTCCTTTCCCACTTAATCATTTCCTTCTTATTAGTGACATTGACCTACTATTCAATAGAGGACGAGTTCCCATTGTTACTTGGAACAAAGCTGCTCTGGCATCAAATTTGAGAACATCTTCAGAGAGTTGTGGGAATTCTGGGTTTGTCACATTCTCCTCGAAGAATTTAACATGCGAGGGATGGAAGCTTCTGAATGATCAACAAGGACCAACAGAGTTACAAACACAGAAAAACATTCTTGCTCCACACATGAGCCAGCTTATTTGTATCTTTTCTGAAGAAGATTCTGGAGATGGAGAATGGGCTCATGGGAGCTTCCCGCTGGATGAGTATATCAAGGCACTGGATCGTTCTAAAGGTGAATTATACTATGATCAGTCTCTTGGTATGCGCTGCAGTAAG ATTACAGAGCAGATATATGTGGGCTCATGCATACAGATGGAAGCTGATGTAGCAAATCTATCTGTTGGA GGTATTACGGCTGTGCTGAATTTCCAGAGTGGCGTAGAAGCAGAAAACTGGGGAATCAATCCTGCATCAATAAATGAGGCTTGCCAAAGCTTTGGTATCCTTATGATCAACTATCCTATAAG ACCGGCAATTGCTTGGGCAACATGGGATCTTATAGCCATGGTGGAAAATGGCAAACATGATGGCCCTGCAACACATGCTGTCACTTTTGTGTGGAATGGACAAGAG GGGGAGGATGTTTTTCTCGTTGGTGATTTTACCGGAAATTGGAAAGACCCAGTTAAGGCAACTCACAAGGGTGGGTCAAGATACGAAGTTGAAATGAGACTTGCACAGGGAAA gtattattataagtatatcATAAATGGGCAATGGCGGCATTCAATTTCATCACCAACAGAAAGGGATGAAGGGGGAAATGTTAACAACATACTCATAGTGGGTGACGTTGCCAATGTGAGGCCTTTTGTTCAGCAACAAAAGAAG GATGTCAATGTTGTGAAGGTGATAGAGAGGCCATTGACAGAAAGTGAGCGCTTTATGCTGGCAAAAGCAGCTCGCTGCACTGCATTCTCTGTGTGTCCGATCAAGCTAGCTCCGAAGTAG
- the LOC119999306 gene encoding phosphoglucan phosphatase LSF1, chloroplastic-like isoform X3, producing the protein MHIFGFFRKMMTEKTGSFSLVLERPFSPFPLNHFLLISDIDLLFNRGRVPIVTWNKAALASNLRTSSESCGNSGFVTFSSKNLTCEGWKLLNDQQGPTELQTQKNILAPHMSQLICIFSEEDSGDGEWAHGSFPLDEYIKALDRSKGELYYDQSLGMRCSKITEQIYVGSCIQMEADVANLSVGGITAVLNFQSGVEAENWGINPASINEACQSFGILMINYPIRDADSFDMRKKLPFCVGLLLRLLKKNHRVFVTCTSGFDRAPACVIAYLHWMTDTSLHAAYNFVTGLHLCRPNRPAIAWATWDLIAMVENGKHDGPATHAVTFVWNGQEGEDVFLVGDFTGNWKDPVKATHKGGSRYEVEMRLAQGKYYYKYIINGQWRHSISSPTERDEGGNVNNILIVGDVANVRPFVQQQKKDVNVVKVIERPLTESERFMLAKAARCTAFSVCPIKLAPK; encoded by the exons ATGCACA tcTTTGGTTTCTTCAGGAAGATGATGACAGAGAAGACAGGATCCTTTAGCCTAGTCCTTGAGAGACCCTTCTCTCCTTTCCCACTTAATCATTTCCTTCTTATTAGTGACATTGACCTACTATTCAATAGAGGACGAGTTCCCATTGTTACTTGGAACAAAGCTGCTCTGGCATCAAATTTGAGAACATCTTCAGAGAGTTGTGGGAATTCTGGGTTTGTCACATTCTCCTCGAAGAATTTAACATGCGAGGGATGGAAGCTTCTGAATGATCAACAAGGACCAACAGAGTTACAAACACAGAAAAACATTCTTGCTCCACACATGAGCCAGCTTATTTGTATCTTTTCTGAAGAAGATTCTGGAGATGGAGAATGGGCTCATGGGAGCTTCCCGCTGGATGAGTATATCAAGGCACTGGATCGTTCTAAAGGTGAATTATACTATGATCAGTCTCTTGGTATGCGCTGCAGTAAG ATTACAGAGCAGATATATGTGGGCTCATGCATACAGATGGAAGCTGATGTAGCAAATCTATCTGTTGGA GGTATTACGGCTGTGCTGAATTTCCAGAGTGGCGTAGAAGCAGAAAACTGGGGAATCAATCCTGCATCAATAAATGAGGCTTGCCAAAGCTTTGGTATCCTTATGATCAACTATCCTATAAG GGATGCAGATTCCTTTGACATGAGAAAGAAATTACCATTTTGTGTGGGGCTCCTGTTACGCTTGTTGAAGAAGAACCATCGTGTTTTTGTTACCTGTACTTCAGGTTTTGATCGAGCTCCTGCTTGTGTGATTGCATACTTGCACTGGATGACCGATACTTCGCTCCACGCAGCTTATAATTTTGTTACTGGACTGCATTTATGCAGGCCCAACAG ACCGGCAATTGCTTGGGCAACATGGGATCTTATAGCCATGGTGGAAAATGGCAAACATGATGGCCCTGCAACACATGCTGTCACTTTTGTGTGGAATGGACAAGAG GGGGAGGATGTTTTTCTCGTTGGTGATTTTACCGGAAATTGGAAAGACCCAGTTAAGGCAACTCACAAGGGTGGGTCAAGATACGAAGTTGAAATGAGACTTGCACAGGGAAA gtattattataagtatatcATAAATGGGCAATGGCGGCATTCAATTTCATCACCAACAGAAAGGGATGAAGGGGGAAATGTTAACAACATACTCATAGTGGGTGACGTTGCCAATGTGAGGCCTTTTGTTCAGCAACAAAAGAAG GATGTCAATGTTGTGAAGGTGATAGAGAGGCCATTGACAGAAAGTGAGCGCTTTATGCTGGCAAAAGCAGCTCGCTGCACTGCATTCTCTGTGTGTCCGATCAAGCTAGCTCCGAAGTAG
- the LOC119999306 gene encoding phosphoglucan phosphatase LSF1, chloroplastic-like isoform X1: MSSLQFSGCRAMDLAMPFLSAFSSPFCGRDLDKAIRISVKSKARFSRGSVRVYATSNVSSSLKMNLNEYLVTLEKPLGIRFALSVDGKIFVHALKKGGNAEKSRIIMVGDTLKKASESSGGGLLEIKDFGDAQKMMTEKTGSFSLVLERPFSPFPLNHFLLISDIDLLFNRGRVPIVTWNKAALASNLRTSSESCGNSGFVTFSSKNLTCEGWKLLNDQQGPTELQTQKNILAPHMSQLICIFSEEDSGDGEWAHGSFPLDEYIKALDRSKGELYYDQSLGMRCSKITEQIYVGSCIQMEADVANLSVGGITAVLNFQSGVEAENWGINPASINEACQSFGILMINYPIRDADSFDMRKKLPFCVGLLLRLLKKNHRVFVTCTSGFDRAPACVIAYLHWMTDTSLHAAYNFVTGLHLCRPNRPAIAWATWDLIAMVENGKHDGPATHAVTFVWNGQEGEDVFLVGDFTGNWKDPVKATHKGGSRYEVEMRLAQGKYYYKYIINGQWRHSISSPTERDEGGNVNNILIVGDVANVRPFVQQQKKDVNVVKVIERPLTESERFMLAKAARCTAFSVCPIKLAPK; this comes from the exons ATGTCGTCTCTTCAATTCTCTGGTTGCAGAGCCATGGATCTAGCCATGCCTTTTCTTAGCGCCTTCTCTTCTCCGTTCTGTGGAAGAGATCTCGATAAAGCTATTAGGATCAGTGTGAAATCGAAGGCTCGTTTTTCTAGAGGAAGTGTTAGGGTTTATGCAACTTCAAATGTTTCATCGTCCTTGAAAATGAATCTGAATGAGTACTTGGTCACTCTGGAGAAACCTCTTGGCATTCGCTTTGCGTTATCTGTCGATGGCAAAATCTTCGTTCACGCCCTCAAGAAAGGA GGCAATGCAGAGAAGTCGAGGATAATCATGGTAGGAGATACGTTGAAAAAGGCGAGTGAATCCTCTGGTGGCGGCCTATTGGAGATTAAGGACTTTGGCGATGCACA GAAGATGATGACAGAGAAGACAGGATCCTTTAGCCTAGTCCTTGAGAGACCCTTCTCTCCTTTCCCACTTAATCATTTCCTTCTTATTAGTGACATTGACCTACTATTCAATAGAGGACGAGTTCCCATTGTTACTTGGAACAAAGCTGCTCTGGCATCAAATTTGAGAACATCTTCAGAGAGTTGTGGGAATTCTGGGTTTGTCACATTCTCCTCGAAGAATTTAACATGCGAGGGATGGAAGCTTCTGAATGATCAACAAGGACCAACAGAGTTACAAACACAGAAAAACATTCTTGCTCCACACATGAGCCAGCTTATTTGTATCTTTTCTGAAGAAGATTCTGGAGATGGAGAATGGGCTCATGGGAGCTTCCCGCTGGATGAGTATATCAAGGCACTGGATCGTTCTAAAGGTGAATTATACTATGATCAGTCTCTTGGTATGCGCTGCAGTAAG ATTACAGAGCAGATATATGTGGGCTCATGCATACAGATGGAAGCTGATGTAGCAAATCTATCTGTTGGA GGTATTACGGCTGTGCTGAATTTCCAGAGTGGCGTAGAAGCAGAAAACTGGGGAATCAATCCTGCATCAATAAATGAGGCTTGCCAAAGCTTTGGTATCCTTATGATCAACTATCCTATAAG GGATGCAGATTCCTTTGACATGAGAAAGAAATTACCATTTTGTGTGGGGCTCCTGTTACGCTTGTTGAAGAAGAACCATCGTGTTTTTGTTACCTGTACTTCAGGTTTTGATCGAGCTCCTGCTTGTGTGATTGCATACTTGCACTGGATGACCGATACTTCGCTCCACGCAGCTTATAATTTTGTTACTGGACTGCATTTATGCAGGCCCAACAG ACCGGCAATTGCTTGGGCAACATGGGATCTTATAGCCATGGTGGAAAATGGCAAACATGATGGCCCTGCAACACATGCTGTCACTTTTGTGTGGAATGGACAAGAG GGGGAGGATGTTTTTCTCGTTGGTGATTTTACCGGAAATTGGAAAGACCCAGTTAAGGCAACTCACAAGGGTGGGTCAAGATACGAAGTTGAAATGAGACTTGCACAGGGAAA gtattattataagtatatcATAAATGGGCAATGGCGGCATTCAATTTCATCACCAACAGAAAGGGATGAAGGGGGAAATGTTAACAACATACTCATAGTGGGTGACGTTGCCAATGTGAGGCCTTTTGTTCAGCAACAAAAGAAG GATGTCAATGTTGTGAAGGTGATAGAGAGGCCATTGACAGAAAGTGAGCGCTTTATGCTGGCAAAAGCAGCTCGCTGCACTGCATTCTCTGTGTGTCCGATCAAGCTAGCTCCGAAGTAG